A region from the Pristiophorus japonicus isolate sPriJap1 chromosome 14, sPriJap1.hap1, whole genome shotgun sequence genome encodes:
- the LOC139280247 gene encoding ATP-sensitive inward rectifier potassium channel 11-like, giving the protein MLARKGLVPEEYVLRLVEDVSEPRHKQQRLRRPVRFVTKHGACNVAHTNIREQGRFLQDVFTTLVDLKWRHTLLIFTMSFLCSWLLFAMIFWLIAFAHGDLHRARPPAVPCVTSLHSFTSAFLFSIEVQVTIGFGGRMVTEECPAAITVLIAQNIVGLVINAIMLGCIFMKTSQSHRRAETLIFSKHAVVSPRNGRLCLMCRVGDLRKSMIISASVRMQVVRRTASAEGEVVPLDQIDVRTEGEAGGAIFLVAPLVVSHVVDRHSPLYPLAAADLQRQDFELVVILEGVVETTGITTQARTSYLADEILWGHRFVPVVSEDEGRYSVDYSKFGNTVRVPMPPLGARQLERRPEHRQQQQPEPEPSPPPPPPPHGTVTFDIFPADSPLRKRRASAPQTGES; this is encoded by the coding sequence ATGTTGGCCAGGAAAGGCCTGGTGCCCGAGGAGTACGTGCTGCGGCTGGTGGAGGACGTGTCGGAGCCCCGCCACAAGCAGCAGCGGCTGCGGCGCCCGGTGCGCTTCGTGACCAAGCACGGCGCCTGCAATGTGGCGCACACCAACATCCGCGAGCAGGGCCGCTTCCTGCAGGACGTCTTCACCACCTTGGTCGACCTCAAGTGGCGCCACACGCTGCTCATCTTCACCATGAGCTTCCTGTGCAGCTGGCTGCTCTTCGCCATGATCTTCTGGCTGATCGCCTTCGCGCACGGCGACCTGCACCGCGCCCGGCCGCCGGCCGTGCCGTGCGTCACCAGCCTGCACTCGTTCACCTCGGCCTTCCTCTTCTCCATCGAGGTGCAGGTGACCATCGGCTTCGGCGGCCGCATGGTGACCGAGGAGTGCCCGGCCGCCATCACCGTGCTGATCGCGCAGAACATCGTCGGCCTGGTCATCAACGCCATCATGCTGGGCTGCATCTTCATGAAGACGTCGCAGTCGCACCGGCGCGCCGAGACGCTCATCTTCAGCAAGCACGCCGTCGTGTCGCCGCGCAACGGCCGCCTGTGCCTCATGTGCCGCGTGGGCGACCTGCGCAAGAGCATGATCATCAGCGCCAGCGTGCGCATGCAGGTGGTGCGGCGCACGGCGTCCGCCGAGGGCGAGGTGGTGCCGCTCGACCAGATCGACGTGCGCACCGAGGGCGAGGCGGGCGGCGCCATTTTCCTGGTGGCGCCGCTCGTCGTGTCGCACGTCGTCGACCGCCACAGCCCGCTCTACCCGCTCGCCGCCGCCGACCTGCAGCGCCAGGACTTCGAGCTGGTCGTCATCCTCGAGGGGGTGGTGGAGACCACCGGCATCACCACCCAGGCCCGCACCTCGTACCTGGCCGACGAGATCCTGTGGGGCCACCGCTTCGTGCCGGTGGTGAGCGAGGACGAGGGCCGCTACTCGGTCGACTACTCCAAGTTCGGCAACACCGTGCGGGTGCCCATGCCGCCGCTCGGAGCCCGGCAGCTGGAGCGCAGGCCCGAGCACCGCCAGCAGCAACAGCCGGAGCCGGAGCCGagcccgccgccgccgccgccgccacaCGGCACCGTCACCTTCGACATCTTCCCCGCCGACAGCCCGCTGAGGAAGAGGAGGGCCTCGGCTCCTCAGACCGGGGAGTCTTGA